In Aspergillus luchuensis IFO 4308 DNA, chromosome 1, nearly complete sequence, the following are encoded in one genomic region:
- a CDS encoding uncharacterized protein (COG:D;~EggNog:ENOG410PPAQ;~InterPro:IPR001370;~MEROPS:MER0018608;~PFAM:PF00653), which translates to MAQEMETFAARLASFDRVLYPEKRRSSSAKSAKPIAWPHSRPSPAELAHAGFFYNPYETNPDNTTCFLCRRALDGWEEDDNPITEHLKHTRDCGWAIMMDIQQHSSNPAEIEDPTSERIAQARQATFGESWPHDGKRGWYCQSDKMVEGGWYFCPNEESNDLATCPYCKLSLDGWEPKDDPFDEHYRRSSDCSFFVFAKPSGKKGKGSRSKKSRVSKASRLSTQSTASEAPVSELDDPVDQSTLSQSTTKTKSSKKSSKSKSKTKSKKEEVVDADSQMDIDTTDYSQPEPKKTKRTRGKKRTSDELKDDAELVDSETVEKPERPAKKRATKSRNSTQQEYDSSLEAVKEDVQVDDPPVEDEKPKKSRGTKKKTTSKSRKVSTDSVVSRAASEIPPNHEHEAAMDVDQDLEKPVDEPSEEPQPKPLKKSKSKSKKKTKADPEPSNEVVAQRTEPESREEVPEPERAPEPEPEPPVEEVQQTRRTSRRQSARVSDKLRQSSHDQESPQPVTQPEPEPTTNAGADSKEHESFVSVEIPARNSEQGVGAAQNDKESKKTKKKASADKQRASKQAEQKVDVELDHDESHVKAENKATDEPEQQPDTPQQLEQGKPQSQTPDQPSARRRSSRVPPKTVERYSDIPREKQYARSLAESRNSHADPAPEDDHQPGERPEPATVSPLPSPSKSTLSLSPQSSDAENQPPSLKPSVNRAPVASPSKQVRIPLAASTPSPSKRGANVNSLKTSHPWTPIDIDGIILAGGDKENIDFGGLHSVKGDLTSPEKKMTVEEWIKWNAKNGEEKLKQECERLVSQFEREGARAMRVLEGIECID; encoded by the exons ATGGCCCAGGAAATGGAGACCTTTGCAGCTCGCCTCGCCAGTTTCGATCGGGTGTTGTATCCCGAGAAACGGAGGTCATCCAGCGCGAAGTCTGCGAAACCGATCGCTTGGCCGCATAGCCGGCCATCTCCCGCTGAG CTTGCGCATGCAGGTTTCTTCTATAACCCTTATGAAACAAACCCCGATAACACAACATGTTTCCTGTGCCGCAGAGCACTAGATGGttgggaggaagacgacaACCCCATTACAGAGCATCTCAAGCATACGCGGGACTGTGGCTGGGCTATCATGATGGACATTCAACAGCACAGTTCCAATCCTGCGGAGATTGAAGATCCCACAAGCGAGCGGATAGCGCAAGCCAGGCAAGCCACATTTGGCGAGTCATGGCCACATGACGGAAAGCGAGGCTGGTACTGCCAATCCGATAAG ATGGTGGAAGGTGGATGGTACTTCTGTCCGAACGAGGAAAGCAACGACTTGGCCACCTGCCCGTACTGTAAACTGTCTCTGGATGGCTGGGAACCCAAGGATGATCCATT TGATGAACATTACCGTCGCTCATCAGATTGctccttctttgtctttgccaAACCCtctggaaagaaagggaaaggctCCCGGTCCAAAAAGTCCCGTGTTTCGAAGGCTTCCCGTCTATCCACACAATCCACCGCATCGGAAGCGCCAGTGTCTGAGCTAGACGACCCGGTAGACCAGAGTACTCTGTCCCAATCAACTACAAAAACGAAATCCTCGAAGAAATCTTCCAAATCCAAATCGAAGACCAAGtcaaagaaggaagaagtggTGGACGCTGACAGTCAGATGGATATCGATACCACGGATTACAGCCAGCCTGAACCCAAAAAGACGAAACGCAccaggggaaagaaaagaactaGTGACGAGCTCAAGGATGATGCCGAACTTGTCGACTCAGAGACGGTGGAAAAGCCTGAACGACCGGCCAAAAAGAGAGCCACCAAGTCACGCAACAGCACACAGCAGGAATACGACAGCAGTCTGGAGGCCGTCAAGGAAGATGTACAGGTAGACGACCCTCCTGTCGAAGACGAGAAGCCAAAGAAGAGTCGTggaacaaagaagaaaaccacATCCAAGAGCCGGAAGGTCTCCACAGATTCAGTCGTCTCGAGAGCTGCATCGGAGATTCCTCCCAACCATGAGCACGAAGCAGCAATGGATGTCGATCAAGATCTGGAGAAGCCTGTTGACGAGCCAAGCGAGGAGCCCCAGCCTAAGCCGTTGAAAAAGTCCAAGTCGAAATCGAaaaagaagaccaaggcggACCCGGAGCCGTCGAATGAAGTGGTAGCGCAGCGCACAGAACCGGAGTCGCGGGAGGAGGTTCCAGAGCCTGAGAGAGctccagaaccagaaccggaACCACCAGTCGAAGAGGTTCAGCAGACCCGCCGCACAAGCAGACGGCAGAGCGCAAGAGTCTCCGATAAGCTTCGGCAAAGCAGCCATGACCAAGAGTCTCCCCAGCCCGTTACACAGCCAGAGCCTGAACCTACGACTAACGCTGGGGCCGACTCGAAGGAACATGAGTCATTCGTTTCTGTAGAAATTCCAGCAAGAAACTCAGAGCAGGGCGTCGGTGCAGCTCAGAATGACAAGGAATctaagaagacgaagaaaaaGGCTTCGGCGGATAAGCAGCGAGCTTCCAAACAGGCAGAGCAGAAGGTTGATGTAGAACTTGACCACGACGAGAGCCACGTCAAGGCTGAGAACAAGGCGACGGACGAGCCAGAACAACAGCCTGACACCCCGCAACAACTTGAGCAAGGAAAGCCTCAGAGTCAGACCCCAGATCAGCCATCTGCTCGACGCAGATCCTCGAGGGTTCCTCCAAAGACGGTGGAAAGATACAGCGACATTCCCAGGGAAAAGCAATATGCCAGATCACTAGCAGAATCTCGAAACTCCCACGCCGACCCAGCGCCGGAAGATGACCATCAACCGGGAGAACGACCTGAGCCAGCTACCGTGTCGCCTCTTCCCTCGCCTTCCAAGAGCACTTTGTCACTGTCGCCGCAATCATCTGACGCCGAAAATCAGCCACCGTCTTTGAAACCGTCTGTAAACCGGGCGCCAGTAGCGTCACCTTCCAAGCAGGTTCGAATTCCACTTGCGGCCAGcactccttccccctccaagCGAGGGGCGAATGTAAATTCCCTGAAGACATCCCATCCGTGGACTCCCATTGACATTGATGGAATTATCTTGGCTGGAGGTGACAAAGAGAACATCGACTTTGGCGGGTTACATAGCGTCAAAGGTGACTTGACAAGCcctgagaagaagatgaccgtCGAAGAATGGATCAAGTGGAACGCAAAGAACGGAGAGGAGAAACTGAAGCAGGAGTGCGAGAGGCTAGTCAGCCAGTTCGAACGAGAGGGTGCTCGAGCTATGCGGGTCTTGGAAGGCATAGAGTGCATAGATTGA
- a CDS encoding U4/U6-U5 snRNP complex subunit SNU23 (COG:S;~EggNog:ENOG410PPJX;~InterPro:IPR036236,IPR040107,IPR022755,IPR003604, IPR013087;~PFAM:PF12171,PF12874;~go_component: GO:0005681 - spliceosomal complex [Evidence IEA];~go_function: GO:0003676 - nucleic acid binding [Evidence IEA];~go_function: GO:0008270 - zinc ion binding [Evidence IEA];~go_process: GO:0000398 - mRNA splicing, via spliceosome [Evidence IEA]), translating to MSTNNKQSSAYGTPSSDTAFRKTWDREEYAKKAADDEAKRKEESKARYEAKLLGKKWHAPVDYSQLEATTSRKERLDVASMVGKTTIVASGSAIGKRGRGAGFYCSDCDLTFKDNLQLVEHLNSKQHLIATGQSGEVTRATVEDVRERLRMLAYRKRVREEEERRAWQLDLGERLKEREEQDAKEREEKRRKRNEKRRKGGDGIKQEDESWEGRLGIIA from the coding sequence ATGAGCACCAACAACAAGCAATCCTCCGCCTACGGCACGCCCTCCTCGGACACAGCCTTCCGCAAAACCTGGGACCGTGAAGAATACGCCAAAAAAGccgccgacgacgaagcCAAGCGCAAAGAAGAATCCAAAGCCCGGTATGAGGCCAAACTACTAGGCAAGAAATGGCACGCGCCGGTGGATTACAGCCAACTGGAAGCCACGACATCGCGCAAAGAGCGACTCGATGTCGCTTCAATGGTTGGCAAGACGACCATTGTCGCGTCGGGGTCAGCGATCGGAAAGAGAGGTCGGGGTGCGGGTTTCTACTGCTCGGACTGTGATTTGACGTTCAAGGATAACTTGCAGCTTGTGGAGCATTTGAATAGCAAGCAACATTTGATTGCGACGGGACAGAGCGGGGAGGTGACGAGGGCTACGGTGGAGGATGTGCGGGAGCGGTTGAGGATGTTAGCGTATCGGAAGCGGGTgcgcgaggaggaagagaggcgGGCTTGGCAGTTGGATCTTGGGGAGAGGCTGAAGGAgcgggaggagcaggatgctaaggagagggaggagaagaggaggaagaggaatgagAAGCGTCGTAAGGGAGGCGATGGGATTaagcaggaggatgagagcTGGGAGGGCAGGTTGGGGATTATTGCGTAA
- a CDS encoding uncharacterized protein (COG:S;~EggNog:ENOG410PS1D;~InterPro:IPR001810,IPR036047;~PFAM:PF00646;~TransMembrane:1 (i139-159o);~go_function: GO:0005515 - protein binding [Evidence IEA]) yields the protein MDSSSLQETPAIPSLNLMDLPTELHLHISTFLPYPDALALKHTCRHFYSLVYTGVHLKVDWFVERFSQKLDCPMEKCSFRTDEAFCNKTIRMIMERRRRHLECRAQPGGCLVIEGRTCQKDLIPLWMKKRGRWEMIRSFGNEALIHGLIFLCVFLLWNMSARLLNRAMVTV from the exons atggactcatcatcactccaAGAAACCCCAGCTATTCCTTCCCTCAATCTGATGGACCTCCCCACAGAACTCCATCTACACATCTCCACATTTCTCCCATACCCAGATGCACTAGCATTGAAACACACCTGTCGTCATTTCTACTCTCTCGTCTACACCGGGGTTCACCTCAAAGTCGACTGGTTTGTCGAGCGCTTTTCCCAGAAACTCGATTGTCCCATGGAGAAATGCTCGTTTCGGACGGACGAGGCATTCTGTAATAAGACAATTCGAATGATCATGGAGCGCAGAAGACGGCATCTGGAGTGTAGGGCACAACCGGGTGGGTGTCTGGTCATCGAGGGGAGGACTTGTCAGAAGGATCTGATTCCAttgtggatgaagaaacGTGGTCGTTGGGAGATGATTAGATCGTTTGGAAATGAAG CTTTGATTCACGGGCTTATCTTTCTCTGTGTCTTTTTGCTTTGGAATATGAGTGCAAG GCTACTAAACCGCGCGATGGTGACAGTATAA